A genomic region of Streptosporangium lutulentum contains the following coding sequences:
- a CDS encoding DUF2975 domain-containing protein: protein MGKLAVRALRAVLAVVLAGTAFVQASMVWTLVSGSDPEDGSLPLTPLRVITILGMVSGQVALVSVWRLVTMVRRGTVFSHAAFRYVDAVIGAIVAAALLWFAVTALNAPGQRADPGVTVIMGGVGLAILGVALIVLVLRMLLAQAVARDVEAAQMQAELDEVI from the coding sequence ATGGGAAAGCTGGCAGTGCGTGCGCTTCGCGCCGTGCTCGCGGTGGTGCTCGCCGGCACCGCGTTCGTACAGGCATCGATGGTGTGGACGTTGGTCAGCGGGAGCGACCCGGAGGACGGGTCGCTCCCGCTGACCCCGCTGCGCGTGATCACGATCCTGGGCATGGTGTCGGGCCAGGTCGCCCTGGTCAGCGTATGGCGGCTGGTGACGATGGTGCGACGCGGAACCGTGTTCTCCCACGCCGCCTTCCGGTACGTGGACGCCGTGATCGGCGCGATCGTGGCGGCTGCCCTCCTGTGGTTCGCGGTCACGGCCCTCAACGCGCCGGGCCAGCGGGCCGACCCGGGCGTCACCGTCATCATGGGCGGGGTCGGCCTGGCCATCCTGGGGGTCGCGCTCATCGTGCTCGTGCTGCGGATGCTGCTCGCCCAGGCCGTCGCGCGCGACGTCGAAGCGGCGCAGATGCAGGCCGAGTTGGACGAGGTGATCTGA
- the arfA gene encoding arabinosylfuranosidase ArfA yields the protein MLSAHLTLDPAFRVAPVHRRTFGTFVEHLGRCVYTGVYEPGHPTSDEDGFRRDVLELTRELGVTTARYPGGNFVSGYRWEDGVGPRDRRPRRLDLAWHSTETNEFGLDEFVAWTRKAGVEPMMAVNLGTRGIAEALDLLEYCNIEAGTHLSNQRIANGAKEPHGIRMWCLGNEMDGPWQIGHKTAREYGRLAAETARAMRMIDPGLELVACGSSGSSMPTFGAWEATVLEETYDVVDFISCHAYYEEHDGDLASFLASSLDMDHFIDSVVATADSVGARLKSKKKLNISFDEWNVWYLSRFHDAEPPRDWPVAPPLLEDHYHLADAVTFGGLLISLLRHSDRVTSACLAQLVNVIAPIMTEPGGRAWKQTTFHPFAQASRYAAGQVLRVEPDSPTHETARFGEVTALDAVATHDEESGATTLFAVNRSIDRPLTLTADLRALGPVRLAEATVLSGPDHYSRNTADAPDTVAPRANADVRLADGTLEITLPAVSWNVIRLIRP from the coding sequence GTGCTGTCCGCGCACCTCACCCTCGACCCCGCGTTCAGGGTGGCCCCCGTCCATCGGCGCACATTCGGAACATTCGTCGAACACCTCGGCCGGTGTGTCTACACCGGCGTCTACGAGCCCGGCCATCCCACCTCCGACGAAGACGGCTTCCGGCGCGACGTGCTGGAGCTCACCCGCGAACTGGGTGTCACCACGGCCCGCTACCCCGGCGGGAACTTCGTGTCCGGATACCGCTGGGAGGACGGCGTCGGCCCGCGCGACAGACGGCCCCGGCGGCTCGACCTGGCCTGGCACAGCACGGAGACCAACGAGTTCGGCCTGGACGAGTTCGTCGCCTGGACCCGCAAGGCCGGGGTGGAGCCGATGATGGCCGTCAACCTCGGTACCCGGGGCATCGCCGAGGCGCTGGACCTGCTGGAGTACTGCAACATCGAGGCCGGAACCCACCTGTCGAACCAGCGGATCGCGAACGGCGCCAAGGAACCGCACGGGATCCGGATGTGGTGCCTGGGCAACGAGATGGACGGCCCGTGGCAGATCGGCCACAAGACCGCCCGCGAGTACGGACGGCTGGCAGCCGAGACGGCCAGGGCCATGCGCATGATCGACCCGGGTCTGGAACTCGTGGCCTGTGGGAGCTCCGGTTCCAGCATGCCGACCTTCGGCGCGTGGGAGGCGACCGTGCTGGAGGAGACCTACGACGTGGTGGACTTCATCTCCTGCCACGCCTACTACGAGGAGCACGACGGCGACCTGGCGAGCTTCCTCGCCTCGTCGCTGGACATGGACCACTTCATCGACTCGGTGGTGGCGACGGCCGACAGCGTGGGAGCCCGGCTCAAGAGCAAGAAGAAGCTCAACATCTCGTTCGACGAGTGGAACGTCTGGTACCTGTCCCGTTTCCACGACGCCGAACCGCCGCGGGACTGGCCGGTCGCCCCGCCCCTGCTCGAAGACCACTACCACCTGGCCGACGCGGTGACCTTCGGCGGCCTGCTGATCTCGCTGCTACGGCACAGCGACAGGGTGACCTCCGCCTGCCTGGCCCAGCTGGTCAACGTCATCGCCCCCATCATGACCGAACCGGGCGGCAGGGCCTGGAAGCAGACCACCTTCCACCCCTTCGCCCAGGCCTCCCGGTACGCGGCCGGCCAGGTGCTGCGGGTCGAGCCCGACTCGCCGACGCACGAGACCGCGAGATTCGGAGAGGTCACCGCCCTCGACGCCGTCGCCACCCACGACGAGGAGAGCGGCGCCACCACGCTGTTCGCGGTCAACCGTTCGATCGACCGGCCGCTCACCCTCACCGCCGACCTGCGTGCCCTCGGCCCGGTACGGCTCGCCGAGGCCACCGTGCTGTCCGGCCCCGATCACTACTCCCGCAACACCGCCGACGCCCCGGACACCGTGGCTCCCCGAGCGAACGCCGACGTCCGTCTCGCCGACGGGACCCTGGAGATCACGCTGCCGGCCGTCTCGTGGAATGTGATCCGCCTCATCCGCCCGTAG
- a CDS encoding carbohydrate ABC transporter permease — protein MTTTVEAPAGAAPVAKTGAGRRWTQHGLLFVAPFLVVYVAFLVWPLLLGLRMSLTSVNIAGSNAGFVGLANYAEAFGDPRMWRSLWNTVLSTVPLVVLGLVFALLVHNLRFMRWLWRLSFFAPFLLPSAVVSLLWLQMIYQPGFGLLNGTFGTDILWLGDPDLAMWSVVMTTVWWTVGFNFLLYLAALQSIPEHLYEAAAIDGASAWDKLRSITLPMLRRTTGLVVVLQLLASLKVFDQIYLMTGGGPENSTRPIIEYAYDIGFTGYRVGYASAVSYILFILIVAVSLVQLRLFRKREESLR, from the coding sequence ATGACGACCACCGTCGAAGCCCCCGCCGGCGCCGCGCCGGTCGCGAAGACCGGGGCGGGACGCCGCTGGACCCAGCACGGGCTGCTGTTCGTCGCGCCCTTCCTCGTGGTCTACGTGGCCTTCCTGGTCTGGCCGCTGCTGCTGGGCCTGAGGATGAGCCTGACCAGCGTCAACATCGCCGGGTCCAACGCCGGGTTCGTCGGCTTAGCGAACTACGCCGAGGCGTTCGGCGACCCCAGGATGTGGCGCTCTCTCTGGAACACCGTGCTGAGCACCGTGCCCCTGGTCGTCCTGGGGCTGGTGTTCGCCCTGCTGGTGCACAATCTGCGCTTCATGCGCTGGCTGTGGCGGCTGTCGTTCTTCGCGCCGTTCCTGCTGCCCTCCGCCGTGGTCTCGCTGCTCTGGCTGCAGATGATCTATCAGCCCGGCTTCGGCCTGCTGAACGGGACGTTCGGGACCGACATCCTCTGGCTGGGCGATCCGGACCTGGCGATGTGGTCGGTCGTGATGACCACCGTCTGGTGGACGGTCGGCTTCAACTTCCTGCTCTACCTGGCCGCGCTGCAGAGCATTCCCGAGCACCTGTACGAGGCCGCCGCGATCGACGGCGCCTCTGCCTGGGACAAGCTGCGGTCGATCACTCTGCCGATGCTCCGCCGTACCACCGGCCTCGTCGTGGTGCTGCAACTGCTGGCCTCGCTGAAGGTCTTCGACCAGATCTACCTGATGACCGGCGGAGGCCCGGAGAACTCCACCCGCCCGATCATCGAGTACGCCTACGACATCGGCTTCACGGGGTACCGCGTCGGCTACGCCTCGGCCGTCTCCTACATCCTTTTCATCCTGATCGTCGCTGTGTCCCTGGTGCAGTTACGGCTGTTCCGCAAGCGTGAGGAGTCTCTCCGATGA
- a CDS encoding MarR family winged helix-turn-helix transcriptional regulator, whose amino-acid sequence MTDLTSLFTDLVRVETRLYNALDARLKAEHDLPLGQFEFLRFIAQRDMARVYDLAHETAITVGATSKAVDRLEAAGRCRRVANPDDRRSSLVMLTPEGERLLAEAIPTVEAELQTWIGSVLPADVLENLAVSLSMLRQRAEADHRTDRVET is encoded by the coding sequence GTGACTGATCTCACATCGTTGTTCACGGACCTGGTCCGGGTGGAGACGCGGCTCTACAACGCGCTCGACGCCCGGCTGAAGGCCGAGCACGACCTGCCGCTGGGCCAGTTCGAGTTCCTGCGCTTCATCGCCCAGCGTGACATGGCCCGGGTCTACGATCTCGCGCACGAGACGGCCATCACGGTCGGCGCCACCAGCAAGGCCGTCGACCGGCTCGAGGCCGCCGGCCGCTGCCGTCGTGTCGCGAACCCGGACGACCGGCGGTCCTCGCTGGTCATGCTCACCCCGGAGGGCGAACGCCTCCTCGCCGAAGCCATCCCGACGGTCGAGGCCGAACTCCAGACCTGGATCGGCTCGGTGCTCCCGGCCGACGTCCTGGAGAACCTCGCGGTCAGCCTCTCCATGCTCCGCCAGCGGGCCGAGGCGGATCATCGTACGGATCGGGTGGAAACCTGA
- the bla gene encoding class A beta-lactamase, which translates to MIHIDIGRPWLVRDLLFGMTQHLRLRLGVATLTASALLLGSPAYVAGAVAGETSTSGVTARSGSNAPSASDLNKTLQELEKSYNGRIGAMGIDLGTGKTVGYRADESFPFNSMFKVFACAAVLHKARTSDPGLMDKVVRWKPAEMAELTANSPETTEYTDTGMTPAQLCRAGITKSDGFAGNTLLKQIGGPRGLTEFFRAIGDQTSRLDRPEPGLTEWKPGEKRDTTTPEAAAQTFTKITTGKTLHAHDRARLVGWLKAGLTGANRIRAGLPKNWTVGDKTGTGGASNYGTANDVAIVWTPGSSAPIILSVFTNRNLNNTSNDDKVIASTATALAKALGRL; encoded by the coding sequence ATGATCCATATTGATATTGGACGCCCGTGGCTGGTTCGTGATCTTCTCTTCGGCATGACACAACATCTCCGACTGCGGCTAGGGGTCGCGACGTTGACCGCTTCCGCGCTGCTGCTGGGCAGTCCCGCCTATGTGGCGGGTGCCGTCGCCGGCGAGACGAGCACCTCCGGTGTCACCGCCCGGTCGGGGAGCAACGCCCCCTCCGCCTCCGACCTGAACAAGACGCTGCAGGAACTCGAGAAGTCCTACAATGGGCGTATCGGCGCGATGGGCATCGATCTGGGGACCGGTAAAACGGTCGGCTACCGAGCCGACGAGAGTTTCCCGTTCAACTCCATGTTCAAGGTTTTCGCGTGCGCGGCAGTGCTGCATAAAGCGCGCACCAGCGACCCCGGGCTGATGGACAAGGTGGTTCGCTGGAAGCCTGCCGAGATGGCCGAGCTGACCGCGAACTCCCCGGAGACCACCGAATACACCGACACCGGCATGACACCTGCACAGCTGTGCCGCGCCGGGATCACCAAATCCGACGGCTTCGCGGGCAACACGCTGCTGAAGCAGATCGGCGGGCCGCGCGGGCTGACCGAGTTCTTCCGAGCCATCGGTGATCAGACGAGTCGCCTGGACCGACCGGAGCCCGGGCTGACCGAGTGGAAGCCCGGCGAAAAGCGCGACACCACCACCCCCGAGGCGGCCGCGCAGACCTTCACTAAGATCACTACCGGTAAGACCCTCCATGCCCACGACCGAGCGCGGCTGGTCGGCTGGCTGAAGGCCGGCCTCACCGGCGCCAACCGGATTCGGGCGGGACTCCCCAAGAACTGGACGGTCGGTGACAAGACCGGCACCGGCGGCGCGAGCAACTACGGCACCGCCAACGACGTGGCGATCGTCTGGACACCCGGATCGAGCGCGCCGATCATCCTGTCGGTGTTCACCAACCGTAACCTCAACAACACCTCGAACGATGACAAGGTGATCGCCTCCACCGCGACCGCGCTGGCCAAGGCCCTCGGCAGGTTGTGA
- a CDS encoding carbohydrate ABC transporter permease, which yields MTKRFSPGQLVLLVVTGALAVVWLAPLAWAVATSLKPEADTNKIPLQWVGSEVTLDAYRLVLGTGGIVKWAINSTVTAVVVTVMTVLFSAMAAYGFARTQFRGRRVLLAVILAGIMVPPQVLIAPLFAEMVALGLVDTWWGIILPQVAAPVIVYILYKFFQGVPPELEQAAFVDGAGRWRVFFTIVLPLSRPVLAAVSIFTFITTWNNFLWPFLVSTDPNTMTLPVGLANVVQGTFGVRYAQIMASVVLAGLPLLIIFVFFQRQIVRGVAHTGLAGE from the coding sequence ATGACCAAAAGGTTCAGCCCCGGCCAGCTGGTCCTGCTCGTCGTCACCGGGGCGCTCGCCGTGGTCTGGCTCGCGCCCCTCGCCTGGGCGGTCGCCACCTCGCTCAAGCCCGAGGCCGACACCAACAAGATCCCGTTGCAGTGGGTCGGCAGTGAGGTCACCCTTGACGCCTACCGCCTGGTCCTGGGCACCGGCGGCATCGTCAAGTGGGCGATCAACTCCACCGTCACCGCGGTCGTCGTGACGGTCATGACCGTGCTGTTCTCGGCGATGGCGGCGTACGGTTTCGCGCGCACCCAGTTCCGGGGGCGGCGCGTGCTGCTCGCCGTGATCCTCGCGGGGATCATGGTTCCCCCGCAGGTGCTGATCGCCCCGCTGTTCGCCGAGATGGTCGCGCTGGGGCTGGTCGACACCTGGTGGGGCATCATCCTGCCGCAGGTCGCCGCGCCCGTCATCGTGTACATCCTCTACAAGTTCTTCCAGGGCGTCCCCCCGGAGCTGGAACAGGCCGCGTTCGTCGACGGGGCCGGCCGCTGGCGGGTGTTCTTCACCATCGTGCTCCCGCTCTCGCGCCCGGTGCTCGCCGCGGTGTCGATCTTCACGTTCATCACGACCTGGAACAACTTCCTCTGGCCGTTCCTGGTCTCCACCGACCCGAACACGATGACCCTGCCGGTGGGACTGGCCAACGTGGTGCAGGGCACCTTCGGCGTGCGCTACGCGCAGATCATGGCCTCCGTGGTCCTGGCCGGCCTGCCGCTGCTGATCATCTTCGTGTTCTTCCAGCGCCAGATCGTCCGCGGCGTCGCCCACACCGGCCTGGCCGGGGAATGA
- a CDS encoding MerR family transcriptional regulator: MSDKRLRTGEVAEAAGVNAQTLRYYHRRGLLQEPQRSNGGHRLYPPETVTVLRVIKVAQRLGFTLVEVADLVEAVAHRHGTSDSGLQARATAKLAEVEQKIADLRTIRDTLVQAVDAGCDEPRSALVSARLPQANGLRSWHPGDRES; the protein is encoded by the coding sequence ATGAGCGACAAACGGCTGCGTACCGGAGAGGTCGCCGAAGCGGCGGGGGTCAACGCTCAGACGCTGCGTTATTACCATCGGCGGGGACTGCTGCAAGAGCCGCAGCGGAGCAACGGGGGGCATCGGCTGTATCCGCCGGAAACGGTGACCGTCCTGCGTGTGATCAAGGTGGCGCAACGGCTGGGCTTCACGCTGGTTGAGGTGGCCGATCTGGTCGAGGCGGTTGCGCATCGTCACGGCACGTCGGACAGCGGTTTGCAGGCACGGGCAACGGCGAAGCTCGCCGAGGTGGAACAGAAGATCGCCGACCTTCGGACGATCCGCGACACGCTGGTTCAAGCGGTGGACGCCGGGTGTGATGAACCGCGATCAGCGCTTGTGTCGGCAAGATTGCCTCAAGCCAACGGGCTGCGGTCATGGCACCCTGGTGACCGTGAAAGCTGA
- a CDS encoding helix-turn-helix domain-containing protein, whose amino-acid sequence MPIVVDIDVMLARRKMSVGDLADRVGITPANLAVLKNGRAKAVRFATLAALCEVLKCQPGDLLRWEAEDAAGG is encoded by the coding sequence ATGCCGATCGTCGTCGACATCGACGTGATGCTGGCCAGGCGGAAGATGTCCGTGGGCGACCTCGCGGACCGCGTAGGGATCACGCCCGCCAACCTGGCGGTACTCAAGAACGGCCGCGCCAAGGCGGTGCGCTTCGCGACGCTCGCCGCGCTCTGCGAAGTACTCAAGTGCCAACCGGGCGACCTGCTGCGCTGGGAGGCCGAGGACGCCGCGGGCGGATGA
- a CDS encoding extracellular solute-binding protein → MDDTPPTPFPTSISSRITRRSLLGGALALGLLGSGCSLPVDLGSSRTRIRYWHFLGASDGVIMNGMVGAFAKENPGLFVEENVLQWGEPYYTKVAMAGAGGRSPDLATFHLARLPGIGPGLILDPINLDLLAENGLRAEDFSPPIWERAHVDGVLYAVPFDAHPMVQYYNTDVCGRAGLLGGDGKLLPTKGADQLLESLREVKDVLGGKPPLVFDALGLGTVGPWRVWWSLYPQSGGTLLSDDGTTITIDDAKALEALSFMRTLGAEGLCDPTTDYGASVAAFQNGDAAFLWNGDWEITTFKQAKTPFNMVRFPSVFGGASAQADCHVFVLPHQRDRDPRIERETYRFIAYLVKNSADWAVAGHVPAYLPALEEPEYLALSPQSEYRSVITDVALDPQVWFTGSASRLWIEFGEAFSPVIAGTRTPEQGLALAKAALRGLMEAPNPFPEEPR, encoded by the coding sequence GTGGACGACACTCCACCGACCCCGTTCCCGACTTCGATCTCGTCCCGGATCACCCGTAGGAGCCTGCTGGGCGGCGCCCTCGCCCTCGGGCTCCTCGGCTCCGGATGCTCCCTCCCCGTGGACCTGGGCTCCTCCCGGACCCGCATCAGATACTGGCACTTCCTCGGCGCGAGCGACGGGGTCATCATGAACGGGATGGTCGGCGCGTTCGCCAAGGAGAACCCCGGCCTGTTCGTGGAGGAGAATGTCCTGCAGTGGGGCGAGCCCTACTACACCAAGGTCGCGATGGCGGGAGCCGGGGGCCGTTCCCCCGATCTCGCGACCTTTCACCTCGCCCGGCTCCCCGGCATCGGCCCCGGCCTGATCCTGGATCCGATCAACCTCGACCTGCTCGCCGAGAACGGTCTGCGGGCCGAGGACTTCAGCCCTCCCATCTGGGAACGCGCCCACGTCGACGGAGTGCTGTACGCGGTGCCGTTCGACGCCCACCCCATGGTCCAGTACTACAACACCGACGTCTGCGGCCGTGCCGGGCTGCTCGGCGGCGACGGCAAGCTGCTGCCCACCAAGGGCGCCGACCAGTTGCTGGAGTCGCTGCGCGAGGTCAAGGACGTCCTCGGTGGCAAGCCCCCGCTGGTCTTCGACGCGCTCGGCCTCGGGACGGTGGGGCCGTGGCGGGTGTGGTGGTCGCTGTACCCCCAGAGCGGCGGCACCCTCCTGTCGGACGACGGCACCACGATCACGATCGACGACGCCAAGGCGCTGGAGGCGCTCTCCTTCATGCGCACGCTGGGCGCGGAGGGACTGTGCGACCCCACCACCGACTACGGGGCGTCGGTCGCCGCCTTCCAGAACGGCGACGCGGCCTTCCTGTGGAACGGTGACTGGGAGATCACGACCTTCAAGCAGGCGAAGACGCCGTTCAACATGGTGCGCTTCCCCTCGGTCTTCGGCGGCGCCTCGGCCCAGGCCGACTGCCACGTCTTCGTCCTGCCCCACCAGCGCGACCGCGATCCGCGGATCGAGCGGGAGACCTACCGGTTCATCGCCTACCTGGTCAAGAACAGCGCCGACTGGGCGGTGGCCGGTCACGTGCCCGCCTACCTCCCCGCGCTGGAGGAGCCCGAGTACCTGGCACTGAGCCCGCAGTCGGAGTACCGCTCGGTCATCACCGACGTGGCACTCGACCCGCAGGTGTGGTTCACCGGATCGGCGTCGAGGCTGTGGATCGAGTTCGGTGAGGCGTTCTCCCCGGTGATCGCCGGAACGCGCACGCCCGAGCAGGGCCTGGCCCTGGCCAAGGCCGCCCTGCGCGGGCTGATGGAGGCACCCAACCCCTTCCCCGAGGAGCCCCGATGA